From Halomicrobium salinisoli, the proteins below share one genomic window:
- a CDS encoding class I adenylate-forming enzyme family protein translates to MTLPDPWEWPVDSDRSLAVTDLLRARAESTPDRTLLVDADEDERWSAAEFDRRVALAAAGIDALPGEGRVGTLLSTGVPFAEVAFAVPRIGRTLVPLNVRLDRETLADQVERAGIEVLLCNGDTAALARAVAGDDVTVADVDALDDSTSDGGAPSDPRDPDAERLVMFTSGTTGRPKGVRLTTANLVASASASADRLGVDPDDRWLICLPMYHMGGLAPLLRSTVYGTTAVLQREFDADETAEVMRERDVTGVSLVPTALTRLLDAGWTPPESLRFVLLGGGPAPADLIDRCERHEVPVFPTYGLTETASQVATATPEEAFDHEGTVGRPLRDATVSIVADGSEQPPGEAGEVVVDGPTVTPGYLDDAATAAAFGDRGLYTGDRGYLDADGRLWILGRADDVIVTGGENVRPAKVADALREHPAVDDAAVVGVPDDEWGERVAALVVPGGDLTVDDLRARARDELPAFAVPKTVRFVDRLPRTASGTVDRERARELLA, encoded by the coding sequence GTGACGCTCCCCGACCCGTGGGAGTGGCCCGTCGATTCCGACCGCTCGCTCGCCGTGACCGACCTTCTCCGGGCGCGAGCGGAGAGCACCCCGGACCGCACGCTCCTGGTCGACGCGGACGAGGACGAGCGCTGGTCCGCGGCCGAGTTCGACCGGCGGGTCGCGCTGGCGGCGGCCGGAATCGACGCGCTCCCCGGTGAGGGACGCGTCGGGACGCTGCTCTCGACGGGCGTCCCGTTCGCCGAGGTCGCCTTCGCCGTCCCGCGGATCGGCCGAACCCTTGTTCCGCTGAACGTCCGGCTCGACCGCGAGACGCTGGCCGATCAGGTCGAGCGGGCCGGTATCGAGGTCCTGCTCTGCAACGGCGACACCGCGGCACTGGCGCGCGCGGTGGCGGGCGACGACGTGACGGTGGCGGACGTCGATGCACTCGACGACTCCACCAGCGACGGCGGTGCGCCGAGCGACCCGCGCGACCCCGACGCAGAACGGCTGGTCATGTTCACCTCGGGGACGACGGGCCGGCCGAAGGGCGTACGGCTGACGACGGCGAACCTCGTCGCCAGCGCCAGCGCCTCCGCGGACCGCCTCGGCGTCGACCCGGACGATCGCTGGCTCATCTGCCTCCCGATGTACCACATGGGCGGGCTGGCGCCGCTCCTCCGGTCGACAGTGTACGGCACGACGGCCGTCCTCCAGCGCGAGTTCGACGCCGACGAGACTGCCGAGGTCATGCGGGAGCGCGACGTCACGGGCGTCTCCCTCGTCCCGACGGCGCTGACGCGCCTGCTCGACGCTGGATGGACGCCGCCGGAATCGCTGCGGTTCGTGCTGCTCGGCGGCGGCCCCGCGCCCGCGGACCTGATCGACCGCTGCGAGCGCCACGAGGTGCCGGTCTTCCCCACCTACGGGCTGACGGAGACGGCCTCGCAGGTCGCCACCGCGACGCCGGAGGAGGCGTTCGACCACGAGGGCACCGTCGGGCGGCCGCTCCGCGACGCGACGGTATCTATCGTCGCTGACGGGAGCGAGCAGCCGCCGGGCGAGGCCGGCGAAGTCGTCGTCGACGGGCCGACGGTGACGCCGGGCTACCTCGACGACGCGGCGACCGCGGCGGCGTTCGGCGACCGCGGCCTGTACACCGGCGACAGGGGCTATCTGGACGCGGACGGACGACTGTGGATCCTGGGACGCGCCGACGACGTCATCGTGACCGGCGGCGAGAACGTCCGGCCGGCGAAGGTGGCCGACGCGCTGCGCGAGCACCCCGCGGTCGACGACGCGGCGGTCGTCGGCGTCCCGGACGATGAGTGGGGCGAGCGCGTCGCCGCACTGGTCGTCCCAGGGGGCGACCTGACCGTCGACGACCTCCGCGCCCGCGCTCGAGACGAGCTCCCCGCCTTCGCCGTCCCGAAGACGGTGCGCTTCGTCGACCGACTGCCCCGCACGGCGTCGGGGACCGTCGACCGCGAGCGCGCGCGGGAGCTCCTGGCGTAG
- a CDS encoding NAD-dependent epimerase/dehydratase family protein, producing the protein MELRNKTVVITGGAGFVGSHLADRLVADNEVRVADDCSNGDPDWVPDEAELLRGDLTDPDVVGAAITSDVDVVFHFAADKDPARDDVEQYRFNNRLTENVLERMDEVGVENIAFTSSSTVYGEAPRPTPEDYAPMEPISIYGASKLGEESLLSVYANTHDFTAWVFRFANIVGPRLQKGAVIPDFIHKLREDPETLEILGDGRQEKSYMHISECVDAMCHVVEEAPAAFNVYNLGTRTTTSVNTIADIVADEMGIEPDYEYTGGDRGWTGDVPRMRLSIEKLSALGWEPEQSSDDAVRQATRELLEEH; encoded by the coding sequence ATGGAACTGCGGAACAAGACGGTGGTGATCACGGGTGGCGCGGGGTTCGTCGGCTCTCACCTGGCCGACCGCCTCGTCGCCGACAACGAGGTTCGCGTGGCGGACGACTGCTCGAACGGCGACCCCGACTGGGTCCCCGACGAGGCCGAACTGCTGCGCGGGGACCTGACCGATCCGGACGTCGTCGGCGCCGCTATCACGTCGGACGTCGACGTCGTCTTCCACTTCGCCGCGGACAAGGACCCCGCCAGGGACGACGTCGAGCAGTACCGGTTCAACAACCGCCTCACCGAGAACGTCCTCGAGCGGATGGACGAGGTCGGCGTCGAGAACATCGCGTTCACGTCCTCCTCGACGGTCTACGGCGAGGCGCCGCGGCCAACGCCGGAGGACTACGCGCCGATGGAACCCATCAGCATCTACGGCGCCAGCAAGCTCGGCGAGGAGTCGCTGCTCTCGGTGTACGCCAACACCCACGACTTCACGGCGTGGGTGTTCCGCTTCGCCAACATCGTCGGGCCGCGCCTCCAGAAGGGCGCCGTCATCCCCGACTTCATCCACAAGCTCCGCGAGGACCCCGAGACGCTGGAGATCCTCGGCGACGGCCGCCAGGAGAAGTCCTACATGCACATCTCCGAGTGCGTCGACGCGATGTGCCACGTGGTCGAGGAGGCCCCGGCGGCGTTCAACGTCTACAACCTCGGGACGCGGACGACGACGTCGGTCAACACGATCGCCGACATCGTCGCCGACGAGATGGGAATCGAGCCCGACTACGAGTACACCGGCGGCGACCGCGGCTGGACCGGCGACGTGCCGCGGATGCGCCTCTCCATCGAGAAGCTCTCGGCGCTGGGCTGGGAGCCCGAGCAGTCCAGCGACGACGCCGTCCGGCAGGCGACGCGCGAGCTGCTGGAAGAGCACTGA
- a CDS encoding DUF7490 domain-containing protein: MQRETAFAGGVVAVVVIMLLSAALVPGVVPEQDGEPDVRASHLDIREDDSTIRTAAVPGDTVVFGLDIRLRHRGGPAENVTVEVRAFDEETNLLATSQRVDAGTIKGDREVSVPVNLTVDREGGYRFETIVYENGTRVAQASQSIDGVDALTPDYSRSPIGFQRFDGDGARTIAPRDPRVEDGRATLNVSTFLTNSGSASAGDVTLLVQARQADSNLIADETRRSVDSIRPGRSVQTNVELTVPDGYNYWLDAILFKDGVIIDTARGPAALDPPMNASEGTTDGGTEFEASDFEGDRVTDEPERDGGAEEETHTVSGEGPGFGLAAALAGLLAAALLIARNYD, from the coding sequence GTGCAGCGAGAGACAGCATTCGCGGGTGGCGTGGTGGCGGTCGTCGTCATCATGCTGCTCAGCGCCGCCCTGGTCCCCGGCGTCGTCCCCGAGCAGGACGGAGAACCCGACGTCAGGGCGAGCCACCTCGACATCCGCGAGGACGACTCGACGATCCGTACCGCGGCGGTGCCCGGGGACACCGTCGTCTTCGGGCTCGACATCCGGCTGCGCCACCGCGGCGGGCCGGCGGAGAACGTCACGGTCGAGGTCCGGGCGTTCGACGAGGAGACGAACCTGCTGGCGACGAGCCAGCGCGTCGACGCCGGGACCATCAAAGGCGACCGCGAGGTCTCCGTGCCCGTGAACCTGACCGTCGACCGCGAGGGCGGCTACCGGTTCGAGACGATCGTCTACGAGAACGGGACCCGCGTGGCCCAGGCGTCGCAGTCCATCGACGGCGTCGACGCCCTCACGCCCGACTACTCGCGCTCGCCGATCGGCTTCCAGCGATTCGACGGCGACGGGGCGCGGACCATCGCGCCGCGCGACCCGCGCGTCGAGGACGGCCGCGCCACGCTGAACGTGTCGACGTTCCTCACGAACTCCGGGTCGGCGTCGGCCGGCGACGTGACGCTGCTCGTGCAGGCCCGGCAGGCCGACTCGAACCTCATCGCCGACGAGACCCGTCGGTCGGTCGACTCGATCCGACCGGGACGCTCCGTCCAGACCAACGTCGAGCTGACCGTCCCGGACGGCTACAACTACTGGCTCGACGCCATCCTGTTCAAGGACGGCGTCATCATCGACACGGCGCGCGGCCCGGCGGCGCTGGACCCGCCGATGAACGCAAGCGAGGGCACCACCGACGGCGGCACCGAGTTCGAGGCGTCCGACTTCGAGGGCGACCGCGTTACGGACGAGCCCGAGCGGGACGGGGGTGCCGAGGAAGAGACGCACACCGTCTCCGGCGAAGGCCCCGGCTTCGGCCTCGCCGCGGCGCTGGCCGGACTGCTCGCGGCCGCACTACTGATCGCACGCAACTATGACTGA
- a CDS encoding protein-tyrosine phosphatase family protein, translating into MPGPDWRRHGSAIVRPFGHCHDGPIARRIGDRDLFVGNRHAADPERCDRSFESVLSLTREPRGRERSERPRQERAGAERSEATREQAPATTHHRPLIDGPGNDWAAFEAAADVACGLVDGDDTVLIHCSHGISRSPIVAATAIAVTEDRPLADALSVVRSARPPAVPHPELREQAVCYVAARR; encoded by the coding sequence ATGCCTGGGCCCGACTGGCGTCGACACGGATCGGCTATCGTCCGCCCGTTCGGCCACTGCCACGACGGACCGATCGCCAGACGAATCGGCGACCGCGACCTGTTCGTCGGCAACCGCCACGCCGCCGACCCGGAGCGGTGCGACCGCTCGTTCGAGTCCGTGCTGTCGCTGACGCGCGAGCCGCGAGGCCGCGAGCGAAGCGAGCGGCCTCGCCAAGAGCGAGCGGGAGCCGAGCGAAGCGAGGCGACACGCGAGCAGGCGCCTGCGACGACTCACCACCGGCCGCTGATCGACGGGCCCGGAAACGACTGGGCGGCCTTCGAGGCGGCCGCCGACGTCGCCTGCGGTCTGGTCGACGGCGACGACACAGTGCTGATACACTGTTCGCACGGGATCTCTCGGAGTCCGATCGTTGCGGCGACGGCGATTGCGGTCACGGAGGACCGTCCGCTCGCCGACGCGCTGTCCGTCGTCCGGTCGGCGCGCCCGCCCGCCGTTCCGCACCCGGAGCTACGCGAGCAGGCGGTATGCTACGTGGCTGCGAGAAGATAG
- a CDS encoding DUF2110 family protein: MVVLATKLYVEGDARERALDSLTSMVADRLADLDVDVDVGVREDDFPSVTVEGDDATAARNLLREEFGEVVPEREPGETYVGTLDAWDEDGFVLDVGFGNRVRVPADEIGLGQGSPEQIRTRFGLVQHVPLEYVAADSDGPARLSDDARDELYEWTRGEGRVNVNSATRSEVRATVNRAGHAEDIVTVERLGLLEQSIVCREDTDPPGLLASIGQYLPAELLCVVP, translated from the coding sequence ATGGTCGTACTCGCGACGAAGCTGTACGTCGAGGGCGACGCCCGCGAGCGGGCGCTGGACTCGCTGACGTCGATGGTCGCCGACCGGCTGGCGGACCTGGACGTCGACGTCGACGTCGGGGTCCGCGAGGACGACTTCCCGTCGGTGACCGTCGAGGGCGACGACGCCACGGCGGCCCGGAACCTGCTGCGCGAGGAGTTCGGCGAGGTCGTCCCCGAGCGCGAGCCCGGCGAGACTTACGTGGGCACCCTCGACGCCTGGGACGAGGACGGGTTCGTCCTCGACGTCGGCTTCGGCAACCGGGTCCGGGTGCCGGCCGACGAGATCGGCCTCGGGCAGGGCTCGCCCGAGCAGATCCGGACTCGCTTCGGGCTCGTCCAGCACGTCCCGCTCGAGTACGTCGCGGCCGACAGCGACGGGCCGGCCCGACTCAGCGACGACGCCCGCGACGAGCTCTACGAGTGGACGCGGGGGGAGGGGCGCGTCAACGTCAACAGCGCGACCCGCTCGGAGGTCCGGGCGACGGTCAACCGCGCCGGTCACGCCGAGGACATCGTCACGGTCGAGCGGCTGGGACTGCTGGAGCAGTCCATCGTCTGCCGTGAGGACACGGACCCGCCGGGACTGCTCGCGAGCATCGGGCAGTACCTGCCGGCGGAGCTGCTCTGCGTCGTCCCATGA
- a CDS encoding cyclophilin-like fold protein — protein MADLTVTVDGRELAAEWTGENSEVRDALADALPVAGDATRWGDELYFSVPIDAAAESTRTEVPEGAVAYWPAGDVLCLFWGPTPASVGDEPRAAEDVAVVATVEDVTLLDDLDGGATVRVEER, from the coding sequence ATGGCCGACCTCACAGTCACCGTCGACGGCCGCGAACTCGCGGCGGAGTGGACGGGCGAGAACTCCGAGGTCCGCGACGCCCTCGCCGACGCCCTGCCCGTCGCCGGCGACGCCACGCGCTGGGGCGACGAACTGTACTTCTCCGTGCCCATCGACGCGGCCGCCGAATCGACCCGGACCGAGGTCCCCGAGGGCGCCGTCGCCTACTGGCCGGCGGGCGACGTCCTGTGCCTGTTCTGGGGGCCGACCCCTGCGAGCGTCGGCGACGAACCGCGCGCCGCCGAGGACGTCGCGGTCGTCGCGACGGTCGAGGATGTCACGCTCCTGGACGACCTGGACGGCGGCGCGACCGTCCGCGTCGAGGAGCGGTAG
- a CDS encoding helix-turn-helix transcriptional regulator, which yields MSMAAAEENLSEDERAGLELIRETGGIHQSDFWKELDVSSRKGSRIVDSLAEQGLIQRDETVYDGHNTYYLTPAPRDLDFSLLMAGDMLSPFIGDEEIDARSDAFSQWVMNLAYEE from the coding sequence ATGAGCATGGCAGCCGCCGAGGAGAACCTCTCCGAGGACGAACGCGCCGGGCTCGAACTCATCCGCGAGACGGGCGGGATCCACCAGAGCGACTTCTGGAAGGAGCTCGACGTCTCCTCGCGAAAGGGGAGCCGCATCGTCGACTCGCTGGCCGAGCAGGGGCTCATCCAGCGGGACGAGACGGTCTACGACGGCCACAACACCTACTACCTGACGCCCGCACCCCGCGATCTGGACTTCTCGCTGCTGATGGCCGGCGACATGCTCTCCCCGTTCATCGGCGACGAGGAGATCGACGCCCGCAGCGACGCCTTCTCGCAGTGGGTCATGAACCTCGCCTACGAGGAGTAG
- a CDS encoding NRDE family protein — translation MCTLVFAWQVFEPYLAAAANRDESDDRPSEPPAVREWDARALAPVDGEAGGTWIGYNEHGVFVGITNRWTDSDLAGERSRGLLVRDVLGAETAEDAARRVERAVREDEYQGFNLVVADENAALYFEWDGQLSFRPLEPGVHVVVNVGADGDYRIPDFRQEPAEEQATNAGRVHEALQPEPGESAAEWLDRAATVVADHDYGVCVHGDGFGTRSSSLLVLGDDERRYRFADGPPCETAYRPVEGQL, via the coding sequence GTGTGCACGCTGGTGTTCGCCTGGCAGGTCTTCGAGCCGTACCTCGCGGCGGCGGCCAACCGCGACGAGAGCGACGACCGGCCGTCCGAACCGCCCGCCGTCCGCGAGTGGGACGCCCGCGCGCTCGCCCCGGTCGACGGCGAGGCCGGCGGGACCTGGATCGGCTACAACGAGCACGGCGTCTTCGTCGGGATAACCAACCGCTGGACCGACAGCGACCTCGCAGGCGAGCGCTCGCGCGGCCTGCTGGTCCGCGACGTGCTGGGCGCCGAGACGGCCGAGGACGCCGCCCGGCGGGTCGAACGGGCCGTCCGCGAGGACGAGTACCAGGGGTTCAACCTCGTCGTCGCCGACGAGAACGCCGCGCTGTACTTCGAGTGGGACGGCCAACTGTCCTTCAGGCCGCTGGAGCCCGGGGTCCACGTCGTCGTCAACGTCGGCGCCGACGGCGACTACCGCATCCCCGACTTCCGGCAGGAACCCGCGGAAGAGCAGGCGACCAACGCCGGCCGGGTCCACGAGGCGCTCCAGCCCGAGCCCGGCGAGTCGGCGGCCGAGTGGCTCGACCGCGCGGCGACGGTCGTCGCCGACCACGACTACGGCGTCTGCGTCCACGGCGACGGCTTCGGGACCCGCTCGTCGTCGCTCCTCGTCCTCGGCGACGACGAGCGCCGTTACCGGTTCGCCGACGGGCCGCCCTGCGAGACGGCCTACCGCCCGGTCGAAGGTCAACTTTAA
- a CDS encoding transcription factor: protein MAFEDLLEDPVIQKYLHELVGPKGMPVAAAPPDGEVTDEELAEELGLELNDVRRALFILYENDLASYRRLRDEDSGWLTYLWTFHYENIPEKLEEEMHRLLDALEGRQAYEQDNEFYLCETCGIRFEFDEAMEFGFECPECGNQVEAMENTRLVEAMDQRIAELRDELNVELDAEA, encoded by the coding sequence ATGGCTTTTGAGGATCTCCTGGAGGACCCGGTGATACAGAAGTACCTCCACGAACTCGTCGGCCCGAAAGGGATGCCCGTGGCGGCCGCGCCGCCGGACGGCGAAGTGACGGACGAGGAGCTGGCCGAGGAGCTCGGACTGGAGCTGAACGACGTCAGACGGGCGCTGTTCATCCTCTATGAGAACGACCTGGCCTCCTACCGCCGCCTGCGCGACGAGGACTCCGGGTGGCTCACGTACCTCTGGACGTTCCACTACGAGAACATCCCGGAGAAGCTCGAGGAGGAGATGCACCGTCTGCTCGACGCGCTGGAGGGACGGCAGGCCTACGAGCAGGACAACGAGTTCTACCTCTGTGAGACCTGCGGCATCCGCTTCGAGTTCGACGAGGCCATGGAGTTCGGCTTCGAGTGCCCCGAGTGCGGCAACCAGGTCGAGGCCATGGAGAACACGCGCCTCGTCGAGGCGATGGACCAGCGCATCGCGGAGCTGCGCGACGAACTGAACGTCGAACTCGACGCGGAGGCCTGA
- a CDS encoding mandelate racemase/muconate lactonizing enzyme family protein, whose translation MIEEFSLPLAEPLSTADGAIERRDGFLVEVSHRGTAGIGESTPLPGWTESVEECRTALDAALETGSDEGDYRAALRSLAGEGVPAARHGLSTALLDADARAEGVPLARWLGGDRPASSVPVNATVGDADRETTVERAETAVDRGFDCLKLKVGARPVEADVERVAAVRRAVGEDVTLRVDANGAWGPDDAANAMDALAEFDLQYVEQPLAASDLDGHADLPDEPAVALDEALVEHPVADVLDADAADYLVLKPMALGGPGDAHAIAERAREAGVEPVISTTVDGVVARTAAVHVAAAVPDVEPCGLATADLLAADLGPDPAPVEDGRVRVPDGPGLGIDPAEVSP comes from the coding sequence ATGATCGAGGAATTCTCGCTCCCGCTGGCCGAACCGCTGTCGACCGCCGACGGCGCCATCGAGCGCCGCGACGGGTTCCTGGTCGAGGTGTCCCACCGCGGGACAGCCGGCATCGGCGAGTCGACGCCGCTGCCGGGCTGGACGGAATCCGTCGAGGAGTGTCGGACGGCCCTCGACGCCGCGCTGGAGACGGGGAGCGACGAGGGCGACTACCGCGCCGCGCTCCGCTCTCTCGCCGGCGAGGGCGTCCCCGCCGCCCGCCACGGGCTCTCGACGGCGCTCCTCGACGCCGACGCGCGGGCCGAGGGCGTCCCGCTCGCCCGCTGGCTCGGCGGGGACCGCCCGGCGTCGTCGGTCCCGGTCAACGCCACCGTCGGCGACGCCGACCGCGAGACCACGGTCGAGCGCGCCGAGACGGCCGTCGACCGCGGCTTCGACTGCCTGAAGCTCAAGGTCGGCGCCCGGCCGGTCGAGGCCGACGTCGAGCGGGTCGCCGCGGTCCGACGGGCCGTCGGCGAGGACGTCACCCTCCGCGTCGACGCCAACGGCGCCTGGGGCCCGGACGACGCAGCGAACGCGATGGACGCGCTGGCCGAGTTCGACCTCCAGTACGTCGAGCAGCCGCTGGCCGCGTCGGACCTCGACGGCCACGCCGACCTCCCCGACGAGCCCGCAGTCGCGCTCGACGAGGCGCTGGTCGAGCACCCGGTGGCGGACGTCCTCGACGCCGACGCGGCGGACTACCTCGTGCTCAAGCCCATGGCGCTGGGCGGGCCGGGCGACGCGCACGCCATCGCCGAGCGCGCCCGCGAGGCCGGAGTCGAGCCCGTGATCTCGACCACCGTCGACGGCGTCGTCGCCCGGACCGCGGCGGTCCACGTCGCGGCCGCCGTCCCCGACGTCGAGCCCTGCGGGCTGGCGACGGCGGACCTGCTCGCTGCGGACCTCGGGCCGGACCCGGCGCCCGTCGAGGACGGCCGCGTTCGCGTCCCCGACGGCCCCGGACTGGGGATCGACCCCGCGGAGGTGTCGCCGTGA
- a CDS encoding DUF2797 domain-containing protein encodes MQIVGYRSRVEEPAAVLIAEDGVVRREPLAPGDELAYTLEGRHCAGVVDGDDHTPCDNERAPYCDVHTDRWPCARCRGDCDLPLESCREEHAVYLAAFAPDEFKVGVTRSWRLETRLREQGADRAAHLRTVADGRVARQIEADVATEIGDRVRVPTKIDGLGAAVDEDAWADLLAEYDPIETYDFDYGLDLTGRPVSETLATGTVVGAKGRVLVLENAGSTYAVDLRDLVGREVSGGGSDRDLQSSLGAFG; translated from the coding sequence GTGCAGATAGTGGGTTATCGCTCCCGCGTCGAGGAGCCCGCCGCCGTCCTGATCGCCGAGGACGGCGTCGTCCGGCGCGAGCCGCTGGCACCCGGCGACGAACTCGCGTACACGCTGGAGGGGCGCCACTGCGCCGGCGTCGTCGACGGCGACGACCACACGCCGTGCGACAACGAGCGGGCGCCGTACTGCGACGTCCACACGGACCGGTGGCCCTGCGCTCGCTGCAGAGGGGACTGTGACCTCCCGCTCGAGAGCTGTCGCGAGGAGCACGCCGTCTACCTGGCCGCGTTCGCGCCCGACGAGTTCAAGGTGGGCGTGACCCGGTCGTGGCGACTGGAGACGCGCCTGCGCGAGCAGGGCGCCGACCGCGCCGCACACCTCCGGACCGTCGCCGACGGTCGCGTCGCCCGGCAGATCGAGGCCGACGTCGCGACCGAGATCGGCGACCGCGTGCGCGTCCCGACCAAGATAGACGGCCTCGGCGCCGCCGTCGACGAGGACGCCTGGGCGGACCTGCTCGCGGAGTACGACCCGATCGAGACCTACGACTTCGACTACGGGCTGGACCTGACCGGGCGACCCGTCAGCGAGACGCTCGCGACGGGCACCGTCGTCGGCGCGAAGGGACGGGTCCTCGTGCTGGAGAACGCCGGCAGCACGTACGCGGTGGACCTCCGTGACCTGGTGGGCCGGGAGGTCTCGGGCGGCGGCAGCGATCGCGACCTCCAGTCGAGCCTCGGCGCCTTCGGGTGA
- a CDS encoding DsbA family protein: MDERLSRRSLLAAAGTGALAGWSGCLGGDGGAETEADDGTESGGGNDTDGDGAGGRQATLPVPELGQDGASVTVTVFEDFACPHCKTFNEDVFPQIREEYVSGGVVTYQHRDFPIPVDEPVSWQAPSAARAIQDEVGEEAFFEYADALFANQNSLGPETYASLAEDYDVEASAVRSAAEEREYDPTVERDREYGVDNGVRGTPTVFVNGEATEGNDFETISATIESARRDGSSE; this comes from the coding sequence ATGGACGAACGGCTGAGCCGGCGCTCGCTGCTCGCTGCGGCGGGCACGGGCGCCCTCGCGGGGTGGAGCGGGTGTCTGGGCGGCGACGGCGGGGCGGAGACGGAGGCCGACGACGGCACCGAATCCGGCGGTGGAAACGACACGGACGGCGACGGCGCTGGCGGCCGGCAGGCCACGCTGCCAGTCCCCGAACTCGGCCAGGACGGCGCGTCGGTGACCGTCACCGTCTTCGAGGACTTCGCCTGCCCCCACTGCAAGACCTTCAACGAGGACGTCTTCCCCCAGATTCGGGAGGAGTACGTCTCGGGCGGCGTCGTCACCTACCAGCACCGCGACTTCCCGATCCCGGTCGACGAGCCGGTCTCCTGGCAGGCGCCCAGCGCGGCCCGCGCGATCCAGGACGAGGTCGGCGAGGAGGCCTTCTTCGAGTACGCCGACGCCCTGTTCGCGAACCAGAACTCGCTGGGACCGGAGACCTACGCCTCGCTGGCCGAGGACTACGACGTCGAGGCGAGCGCGGTCCGCTCGGCCGCCGAGGAGCGCGAGTACGACCCGACCGTCGAGCGCGACCGCGAGTACGGCGTGGACAACGGCGTCAGGGGGACGCCCACCGTCTTCGTGAACGGCGAGGCGACGGAAGGCAACGACTTCGAGACGATCAGCGCCACCATCGAGTCCGCCCGGCGGGACGGCTCGTCGGAGTAG
- a CDS encoding tRNA (cytidine(56)-2'-O)-methyltransferase, whose protein sequence is MQDEPEVAVLRLGHRPGRDERTTTHVGLTARALGADRLLLEDVASGREETVVDITDRFGGPFDVEVTDSPLGAVRGWDGRVVHLTMYGLPVQDVEGEIREAHRDEPLLVVVGAEKVPFEVYERADWNVGVTSQPHSEIAALAVFLDRLFEGRELDREWADADQVVVPQESGKRVEDAREHGSASPDS, encoded by the coding sequence ATGCAGGACGAACCCGAGGTCGCGGTGCTCCGGCTGGGTCACCGGCCGGGCCGCGACGAGCGCACGACGACCCACGTCGGCCTGACGGCCCGCGCGCTGGGCGCGGACAGGCTGCTCCTCGAGGACGTCGCCTCCGGCCGCGAGGAGACCGTCGTCGACATCACCGACCGATTCGGCGGCCCCTTCGACGTCGAGGTGACCGACTCGCCGCTGGGGGCGGTCCGCGGCTGGGACGGCCGGGTCGTCCACCTGACCATGTACGGGCTGCCCGTCCAGGACGTCGAGGGCGAGATCCGCGAGGCCCACCGCGACGAGCCGCTGCTGGTCGTCGTCGGCGCGGAGAAGGTGCCTTTCGAGGTGTACGAGCGGGCCGACTGGAACGTCGGCGTGACCAGCCAGCCACACTCCGAGATCGCCGCGCTGGCCGTGTTCCTCGATCGACTCTTCGAGGGCCGCGAGCTCGACCGGGAGTGGGCGGACGCCGACCAGGTGGTCGTCCCGCAGGAGAGCGGCAAGCGCGTCGAGGACGCGCGGGAACACGGTTCCGCGAGCCCCGACTCGTAG